A part of Lagopus muta isolate bLagMut1 chromosome 26, bLagMut1 primary, whole genome shotgun sequence genomic DNA contains:
- the LOC125684873 gene encoding PHD finger protein 7-like isoform X2 — translation MRNAEKRGEIQTGCWPAIADSEGPGLPPSCLGAWDAFRPEGVTVMSQWWQGAAIVTRGAGSRAKAAGLRAWSVRPGEVQREQGLFKCSPLTRNMSSRKRKAPDSGEQVCMLCRRADVDPNICGRTFAESDLCVHEFCLLFSLKKNTFFEESDPWEETLRLPVGTIRCRIKQADQKQCFVCGERGAAISCAERGCARSFHLPCAADGECVTQFFGQHRSFCCEHRPRQAAEAAPPQGTDCVICLEPLEDSTSYQTLWCPACKHTWFHRRCVQGQATNAGTMCFQCPICRDTEQFRAEMSTLGIQVPVRRPSWWDDNTYPSLLRRHRRCDVSKCLYPGGREQAEVNGPWQLLLCSSCAAEGTHRRCSYLSNRVGSWECDSCAGIGTASSSNTERAGPSTNTERAGPSTSSQGAPEPPRGSQGPENISSGSSSQAASGPSHRSQLPENSRLPSEPGTRQRAIGPRLPEDQEASLQRRGRRGSGRATAPRTSSSSRRSTPRRAPRPSSDSPVAAPRRSPRQQGTGRARSRSPLQDRASRSQSRPRRSRGSRQTPRRAAQSSTLCSAAPVTSRPSRGSPLPGHRRPSRQQGRAHT, via the exons ATGCGTAATGCtgaaaaaagaggggagatacAGACTGGCTGTTGGCCGGCAATTGCTGATTCTGAGGGCCCAGGGCTGCCGCCATCTTGCTTGGGAGCCTGGGACGCATTCCGCCCCGAGGGGGTAACCGTGATGTCACAGTGGTGGCAGGGAGCGGCCATTGTGACCcgcggggctgggagcagagcaaaggctgccggGCTCAGAGCGTGGTCAGTGCGGCCTGGTGAGGTGCAGAGAGAGCAGGGACTCTTCAAGTGCTCACCGTTGACGCGCAACATGTCCAGTAGGAAGCGGAAGGCCCCCGACTCCGGGGAGCAAG TGTGCATGCTGTGTCGCCGGGCGGATGTCGACCCGAACATCTGCGGGCGCACCTTTGCCGAGAGCGACCTTTGCGTGCATGAGTTCTGCTTG cttttttctttgaagaaaaacacattctttGAAGAAAGCGACCCCTGGGAGGAAACGCTGCGCCTCCCCGTTGGGACCATCAGATGCAGAATCAAGCAGGCGGACCAGAAG CAATGCTTTGTTTGTGGCGAGAGAGGAGCCGCCATCAGCTGCGCAGAGAGAGGCTGTGCACGCAGCTTCCACCTGCCCTGCGCCGCGGACGGTGAATGCGTCACCCAGTTCTTTGGGCAGCACAG gtccttctgctgCGAGCACCGCCCGCGACAGGCAGCGGAGGCAGCTCCACCCCAAGGCACTGACTGCGTCATCTGCCTGGAGCCCCTGGAGGACAGCACGTCCTACCAGACCCTGTGGTGCCCAGCGTGCAAGCACACCTGGTTCCACCGCCGCTGCGTCCAG GGGCAGGCCACGAACGCCGGCACCATGTGCTTCCAGTGCCCCATTTGTCGAGACACGGAGCAATTCCGGGCAGAAATGTCCACTCTGGGGATCCAAGTCCCAGTCAG GAGACCGTCTTGGTGGGATGACAACACCTACCCATCACTTCTGCGGAGGCACAGGCGCTGCGATGTCAGCAAGTGCCTTTACCcaggaggcagggagcaggcagaggtGAATGG gccctggcagctgctgctctgcagctcctgtgctgcagaagggacCCACCGACGATGCTCCTACCTGAGCAACAGAGTTGGCAGCTGGgagtgtgacagctgtgctggcatAGGCACCG CCTCCAGCAGCAACACGGAGCGCGCCGGACCCAGCACCAACACGGAGCGCGCCGGCCCCAGCACTTCCAGCCAAGGGGCTCCGGAGCCTCCCCGTGGCTCCCAGGGACCGGAGAACATCAGCTCCGgctccagcagccaggcagcatcGGGCCCCTCACACCGGTCCCAGCTGCCTGAGAACAGCCGCCTGCCCAGTGAGCCTGGGACACGGCAGAGGGCAATCGGCCCACGCCTCCCTGAGGATCAGGAGGCATCTCTGCAGCGCCGAGGACGCCGCGGGAGCGGCCGTGCAACAGCCCCGcgcaccagcagcagctcccgcAGGTCCACCCCACGGAGGGCACCGCGGCCCTCCAGCGACTCCCCGGTGGCTGCACCCAGAAGGAGCCCCAGGCAGCAGGGGACGGGCCGGGCACGAAGCCGCTCCCCGCTTCAAGATCGGGCCTCACGTTCCCAGAGCCGGCCCAGAAGAAGCCGTGGCAGCAGACAAACACCACGCcgagctgcacagagcagcaccctCTGCTCAGCCGCCCCAGTGACATCGAGGCCCTCGAGGGGTTCCCCGCTGCCTGGACACAGAAGACCCTCCAGGCAGCAAGGGAGGGCCCACACATGA
- the LOC125684873 gene encoding PHD finger protein 7-like isoform X8: MLCRRADVDPNICGRTFAESDLCVHEFCLLFSLKKNTFFEESDPWEETLRLPVGTIRCRIKQADQKQCFVCGERGAAISCAERGCARSFHLPCAADGECVTQFFGQHRSFCCEHRPRQAAEAAPPQGTDCVICLEPLEDSTSYQTLWCPACKHTWFHRRCVQGQATNAGTMCFQCPICRDTEQFRAEMSTLGIQVPVRRPSWWDDNTYPSLLRRHRRCDVSKCLYPGGREQAEVNGPWQLLLCSSCAAEGTHRRCSYLSNRVGSWECDSCAGIGTASSSNTERAGPSTNTERAGPSTSSQGAPEPPRGSQGPENISSGSSSQAASGPSHRSQLPENSRLPSEPGTRQRAIGPRLPEDQEASLQRRGRRGSGRATAPRTSSSSRRSTPRRAPRPSSDSPVAAPRRSPRQQGTGRARSRSPLQDRASRSQSRPRRSRGSRQTPRRAAQSSTLCSAAPVTSRPSRGSPLPGHRRPSRQQGRAHT; encoded by the exons ATGCTGTGTCGCCGGGCGGATGTCGACCCGAACATCTGCGGGCGCACCTTTGCCGAGAGCGACCTTTGCGTGCATGAGTTCTGCTTG cttttttctttgaagaaaaacacattctttGAAGAAAGCGACCCCTGGGAGGAAACGCTGCGCCTCCCCGTTGGGACCATCAGATGCAGAATCAAGCAGGCGGACCAGAAG CAATGCTTTGTTTGTGGCGAGAGAGGAGCCGCCATCAGCTGCGCAGAGAGAGGCTGTGCACGCAGCTTCCACCTGCCCTGCGCCGCGGACGGTGAATGCGTCACCCAGTTCTTTGGGCAGCACAG gtccttctgctgCGAGCACCGCCCGCGACAGGCAGCGGAGGCAGCTCCACCCCAAGGCACTGACTGCGTCATCTGCCTGGAGCCCCTGGAGGACAGCACGTCCTACCAGACCCTGTGGTGCCCAGCGTGCAAGCACACCTGGTTCCACCGCCGCTGCGTCCAG GGGCAGGCCACGAACGCCGGCACCATGTGCTTCCAGTGCCCCATTTGTCGAGACACGGAGCAATTCCGGGCAGAAATGTCCACTCTGGGGATCCAAGTCCCAGTCAG GAGACCGTCTTGGTGGGATGACAACACCTACCCATCACTTCTGCGGAGGCACAGGCGCTGCGATGTCAGCAAGTGCCTTTACCcaggaggcagggagcaggcagaggtGAATGG gccctggcagctgctgctctgcagctcctgtgctgcagaagggacCCACCGACGATGCTCCTACCTGAGCAACAGAGTTGGCAGCTGGgagtgtgacagctgtgctggcatAGGCACCG CCTCCAGCAGCAACACGGAGCGCGCCGGACCCAGCACCAACACGGAGCGCGCCGGCCCCAGCACTTCCAGCCAAGGGGCTCCGGAGCCTCCCCGTGGCTCCCAGGGACCGGAGAACATCAGCTCCGgctccagcagccaggcagcatcGGGCCCCTCACACCGGTCCCAGCTGCCTGAGAACAGCCGCCTGCCCAGTGAGCCTGGGACACGGCAGAGGGCAATCGGCCCACGCCTCCCTGAGGATCAGGAGGCATCTCTGCAGCGCCGAGGACGCCGCGGGAGCGGCCGTGCAACAGCCCCGcgcaccagcagcagctcccgcAGGTCCACCCCACGGAGGGCACCGCGGCCCTCCAGCGACTCCCCGGTGGCTGCACCCAGAAGGAGCCCCAGGCAGCAGGGGACGGGCCGGGCACGAAGCCGCTCCCCGCTTCAAGATCGGGCCTCACGTTCCCAGAGCCGGCCCAGAAGAAGCCGTGGCAGCAGACAAACACCACGCcgagctgcacagagcagcaccctCTGCTCAGCCGCCCCAGTGACATCGAGGCCCTCGAGGGGTTCCCCGCTGCCTGGACACAGAAGACCCTCCAGGCAGCAAGGGAGGGCCCACACATGA